In Aegilops tauschii subsp. strangulata cultivar AL8/78 chromosome 3, Aet v6.0, whole genome shotgun sequence, one genomic interval encodes:
- the LOC123497764 gene encoding uncharacterized protein: MEDLLPHGSSFCYGVSYLIDHPPPPNATAQYLELDSHVVLWIYATLSDRMCDHVVGATTTFALWHKITDFFLANRAARYMILNRQYCNLKQGDLSVSKYARRMKLLTDGLADIDHALTEVDLITQFLHGLDKRLDTVRVVLGDQGLPFDTVLSRVTLAEESQEQRATEKNASAFALTGAGSSGGSCSTGGRATNDRGDHSSDRSNDRDGGDRGGRGAPHPPPTPTGDRRGRGCGNNYGRNLPLLQRLHRLLRPLRYGAAAPALGLGPSQCRWCARPAPRVSCAGLPGAPVASSSVLSSSATILVARRHAQRRLRQRRLPAPACARVVP; the protein is encoded by the coding sequence ATGGAAGACCTTCTTCCTCATGGTTCTTCTTTTTGCTATGGCGTGTCCTACCTCATTGATCACCCACCCCCTCCCAACGCCACCGCCCAATATCTCGAGTTGGACTCCCATGTCGTCTTGTGGATCTACGCCACCCTCTCCGATAGGATGTGTGACCATGTCGTCGGCGCGACTACCACCTTCGCTCTCTGGCACAAGATCACAGACTTCTTCCTTGCCAATCGCGCCGCTCGCTACATGATTCTTAATCGCCAGTATTGCAACCTCAAGCAAGGTGATCTTTCGGTCTCCAAATACGCGCGCCGTATGAAACTCCTCACCGATGGCTTGGCTGACATCGATCACGCCCTCACTGAGGTGGATCTCATCACCCAGTTTCTCCACGGCCTCGACAAGCGGCTCGACACCGTCCGTGTTGTCCTCGGCGATCAGGGCCTCCCCTTCGACACTGTCCTCTCCAGGGTCACCCTAGCGGAGGAGTCCCAAGAGCAGCGCGCGACCGAGAAGAACGCCTCAGCGTTCGCTCTAACCGGTGCCGGATCTTCTGGTGGCAGCTGCAGCACGGGCGGCCGCGCCACCAACGATCGTGGTGATCACTCCTCCGATCGCTCCAACGATCGTGATGGCGGTGACCGTGGTGGCCGCGGCGCTCCTCATCCGCCACCCACGCCCACTGGTGACCGCCGTGGCCGTGGCTGTGGCAACAATTACGGGCGCAACTTGCCCCTCCTGCAGCGCCTTCACCGGCTGCTTCGCCCCCTACGGTATGGCGCTGCCGCACCCGCGCTCGGGCTGGGTCCCTCCCAATGCCGCTGGTGTGCTCGGCCCGCGCCCCGGGTCTCATGCGCAGGCCTACCCGGTGCTCCAGTCGCCTCCAGCTCCGTTCTATCCTCCTCAGCCACCATCTTGGTAGCACGCCGCCATGCTCAACGCCGCCTACGGCAACGGCGGCTTCCCGCCCCAGCCTGCGCTCGAGTGGTACCTTGA